From Solibacillus isronensis, the proteins below share one genomic window:
- a CDS encoding dipeptide epimerase, which yields MKISKVEVGLVEAPLITPFKTALRTVHSIRNIVVFIYTDNGLIGIGEAAPTHVITGETLSSIRYAIEEVIAPSIIGIEIDEIALLCQKVDACLYQNTSAKAAVEIALYDLWAKQYNAPLYKLLGGYRKNITTDITISVNGTDEMVKDSLAAVKRGFSILKVKVGKNPVEDVERVMAIRKAVGPDITLRVDANQGWTAKEAVKIIGQLEDKGADIELVEQPVHYSDVKGMQYVTSNTYTNILADESVFSPKQAIEVIEKRAADLINIKLMKTGGISKAQQINHIAEANGVACMIGCMLETKISVSAAAHFAAASKNVTMVDLDGPSLCSEDPIEGGPIFEGENIQMTDAPGIGLLIEAYLAR from the coding sequence ATGAAAATATCAAAGGTTGAGGTGGGGCTTGTCGAGGCACCTCTTATTACCCCGTTTAAAACAGCACTACGCACAGTACATAGTATAAGAAATATCGTCGTCTTTATTTATACCGACAACGGGCTAATCGGCATTGGTGAAGCTGCGCCGACCCATGTTATTACAGGTGAGACACTTTCATCAATCCGCTATGCGATAGAAGAAGTCATTGCACCATCGATTATCGGAATTGAAATTGATGAAATTGCGCTGCTTTGTCAAAAGGTCGATGCGTGTCTCTACCAGAATACGAGTGCTAAAGCGGCGGTCGAAATTGCGCTTTATGATTTATGGGCGAAACAATACAATGCTCCCCTATATAAATTGCTAGGTGGCTACCGAAAGAACATAACGACGGACATCACTATTAGTGTGAATGGAACGGATGAAATGGTGAAAGACAGTTTAGCAGCTGTCAAACGGGGCTTTTCCATTTTAAAAGTGAAAGTCGGGAAAAATCCGGTGGAAGATGTGGAACGGGTTATGGCAATTCGAAAAGCAGTAGGGCCTGATATTACGTTAAGAGTAGATGCCAACCAAGGATGGACAGCAAAAGAAGCTGTAAAAATCATTGGACAGCTTGAAGATAAAGGGGCAGATATCGAACTCGTTGAACAGCCTGTACACTACAGTGATGTGAAGGGCATGCAATATGTCACAAGCAATACGTATACAAATATTTTGGCGGACGAAAGTGTATTTTCTCCAAAGCAAGCGATCGAGGTCATTGAAAAGCGGGCCGCGGATTTAATAAATATTAAGCTGATGAAAACAGGGGGTATTTCAAAAGCACAACAAATTAACCACATTGCAGAGGCAAATGGTGTCGCTTGTATGATTGGCTGTATGCTTGAAACAAAAATTAGTGTCAGTGCAGCTGCACATTTTGCAGCGGCCAGCAAAAATGTCACAATGGTCGATTTAGATGGACCAAGTTTGTGCAGTGAAGATCCAATTGAAGGGGGGCCGATTTTCGAAGGGGAGAATATTCAGATGACCGATGCTCCCGGTATCGGGTTATTAATAGAGGCTTACTTAGCCAGATAG
- a CDS encoding CsbD family protein, which translates to MSNGFTDKLKGAGNKIKGEVKEEIGKNTNDPSLQVEGQRDQLKGETQERVADVKDKITTKIDEYRK; encoded by the coding sequence ATGTCAAACGGATTTACAGATAAACTAAAAGGCGCAGGCAACAAAATTAAAGGTGAAGTAAAAGAAGAAATCGGTAAAAATACAAATGATCCTTCTTTACAAGTCGAAGGTCAGCGCGATCAGCTAAAAGGGGAAACACAAGAAAGAGTTGCTGATGTAAAAGATAAAATTACAACTAAAATCGATGAATATCGAAAATAA
- a CDS encoding ABC transporter permease, with translation MLKYIAKRFAQSILTLFIIVTIVFSLLRLMPDEGYLGAAAEKMSPEQQEIYLTNLGLRDPLLVQLKNFYIDLIQGDLGKSITYRTDVPVLDIIQDKMMYSILFGLGAVALSLLVGVPLGILMAQFKGRWLDRLGTGYIVIVVAVPAMVYFLMIQMYISEWLNLPMLFDEYNPRSFILPLICLALGPIASYAMWMRRYMVDELNKDYIKLARAKGVTERTIMFRHVMRNAFIPMAQYLPATILFTITGSIYIESLFSIPGMGGLLVDAIQRQDNNVVQGLVLVFSSLGIIGLILGDLLMAIVDPRIKLGKGDSVR, from the coding sequence TTGTTAAAGTATATTGCGAAACGATTCGCGCAATCCATATTGACGTTATTTATCATTGTGACAATAGTTTTCTCCCTGTTACGATTAATGCCTGATGAAGGCTATTTAGGCGCGGCAGCAGAAAAAATGTCGCCAGAACAACAGGAAATCTATTTAACAAATCTTGGCTTACGGGATCCGTTATTAGTCCAACTAAAAAACTTCTACATTGACCTTATTCAAGGCGACTTAGGAAAATCGATTACATACCGTACAGATGTACCAGTACTTGACATTATTCAAGATAAAATGATGTATTCCATATTGTTCGGATTAGGGGCTGTAGCACTCTCATTACTAGTTGGTGTACCGTTGGGCATTTTAATGGCGCAGTTTAAAGGACGCTGGCTCGACAGGCTTGGCACAGGCTATATCGTTATTGTAGTAGCGGTACCGGCGATGGTTTATTTCCTCATGATTCAGATGTATATTTCGGAATGGCTCAATTTGCCGATGCTGTTTGATGAATACAATCCCCGGAGTTTTATTTTACCGTTAATCTGTTTGGCACTTGGTCCGATTGCTTCATATGCAATGTGGATGCGACGCTATATGGTGGATGAGCTGAACAAGGATTATATTAAGCTGGCACGTGCAAAAGGTGTGACAGAGCGTACGATTATGTTCCGCCATGTGATGAGAAACGCCTTCATACCCATGGCTCAATATTTACCGGCAACAATTTTATTTACGATTACCGGTTCGATTTACATTGAATCATTATTTTCGATTCCAGGTATGGGTGGGTTGCTCGTAGATGCGATTCAGCGCCAGGATAACAATGTCGTACAAGGTTTAGTGCTTGTATTTTCTTCACTAGGGATCATTGGGTTAATCTTAGGGGACTTACTGATGGCAATTGTTGACCCTCGAATTAAACTAGGGAAAGGGGACAGTGTACGCTAA
- a CDS encoding ABC transporter permease, translating into MGIFTKEIQNISEKSTEQLHDHMFDFAAVDDAKAEETAYSNYSYWRSTFRSFSKNKIAVFLLVFVIVLMAFTFVQPYLPDQKSPTQIYLNPDTGMQDRNVAPNDEYIFGTNSIGQDLWSRIWEGTRTSLFIGFAVAIIEVLIGFTVGALWGYSRKLEVPITQLYNIVDNIPTTIVLILMAYILRPGISTIIIAMCITGWVEMARFLRNQIVILRDREYNLASKTLGTPGYKIILKNLLPYLISVIMLRMSLAVPAAIGAEVFLTYIGLGLPVSEPSLGNLINEGRVLMMSPDLRYQLIFPSIVLSVITIAFYIIGNAFADAADPKNHV; encoded by the coding sequence ATGGGAATTTTCACGAAAGAGATTCAGAATATTTCGGAAAAATCAACAGAACAGCTGCATGATCATATGTTTGACTTTGCCGCTGTCGATGATGCAAAAGCGGAAGAAACAGCTTATTCCAATTACTCTTATTGGCGTTCGACCTTCCGCTCCTTTAGTAAAAATAAAATTGCAGTATTTTTGCTTGTCTTTGTCATCGTATTGATGGCATTTACATTTGTCCAACCTTATTTACCAGATCAGAAATCGCCGACTCAGATTTATTTAAATCCGGATACAGGAATGCAGGACCGGAATGTTGCTCCAAATGATGAATATATTTTTGGGACAAACTCAATCGGTCAGGATTTATGGTCCCGAATTTGGGAAGGGACAAGAACTTCTTTATTTATCGGTTTTGCAGTAGCGATTATCGAAGTTCTGATCGGCTTTACAGTTGGGGCTTTGTGGGGCTATTCGAGAAAGCTCGAGGTACCGATCACCCAGCTATACAATATCGTGGATAATATTCCGACAACGATTGTGCTGATTTTAATGGCATATATTTTACGGCCTGGCATATCGACGATCATTATTGCCATGTGTATAACCGGCTGGGTTGAAATGGCGCGCTTCCTGCGAAATCAGATCGTCATACTGCGCGACCGTGAGTACAATCTGGCATCGAAAACATTAGGAACACCCGGCTACAAAATCATCTTGAAAAACCTGCTCCCATACTTAATTTCGGTCATTATGCTGCGAATGAGTTTAGCAGTGCCGGCAGCAATTGGTGCGGAAGTATTTTTAACATATATCGGTCTTGGATTACCGGTTAGTGAGCCATCATTAGGAAACTTGATCAATGAAGGACGGGTACTGATGATGTCACCGGATTTACGTTATCAGCTTATTTTCCCAAGTATCGTGCTGAGTGTCATTACGATTGCCTTTTATATTATCGGGAATGCATTTGCAGATGCGGCAGATCCGAAAAATCATGTTTAA
- a CDS encoding 23S rRNA methyltransferase, with the protein MRRFSLVLFTVILLAGCGDTVADLKEAAAGINSKANEAASAISIDVHFIRATEIEFDNQTFTINDLFKTILRDVEWNYDDSGETQQLKITGTWQNNGLFAQHSFSAYQKELLKENGEVEVILSFNNGTMDETKTKVSMIMDGETLIKEVGQEILHHLYKTYTQILL; encoded by the coding sequence ATGAGGAGATTTAGTTTAGTATTATTTACTGTAATTTTATTGGCTGGATGTGGTGATACGGTAGCGGATTTAAAAGAGGCGGCAGCAGGTATTAATTCAAAGGCAAATGAAGCAGCTTCAGCGATTTCAATCGATGTCCACTTCATTCGAGCTACTGAAATTGAATTCGACAATCAAACTTTTACTATTAACGACTTATTTAAGACTATATTACGCGATGTCGAGTGGAATTATGACGACAGCGGTGAAACCCAGCAATTGAAAATCACAGGTACTTGGCAAAATAACGGTTTATTTGCCCAGCATTCATTTTCTGCGTACCAAAAAGAACTGTTAAAAGAAAATGGCGAAGTAGAAGTTATACTTTCTTTTAACAATGGCACAATGGATGAAACAAAAACAAAAGTATCCATGATAATGGATGGTGAGACACTTATAAAAGAAGTGGGTCAGGAGATTCTTCATCACTTGTATAAAACCTACACACAAATTTTGCTCTAA
- a CDS encoding P1 family peptidase: MKVRELGITIGQLPPGDKNCITDIEGVSVGHVTLDYPLNDSGDVACTGVTAILPHQGNLFREKMTAASYVLNGFGKTTGLVQVDELGVIESPIMLTNTFGVPNVSQGTLQYLLEQNEEIGISTGTVNIVVGECNDSHLNSIRHFPVKPEHAIEAIQQAKTDVIEEGAVGAGKGMVCFGYKGGIGSSSRIVEDKAGQKYTVGCLVLSNFGKASEFLTDRYNVTAANGESTISPTDGSIIIVMATDAPLSSRQLKRVIKRCGIGLGRTGSHYSHGSGDIVIGFTTARTIQHQFDGELESRRQIREDHDVMNSLFMAAAEATEEAILNSLSQATTTTGRNNHKVQSYNFVE; encoded by the coding sequence ATGAAAGTACGTGAATTGGGTATAACGATTGGACAATTGCCTCCAGGTGATAAAAACTGCATTACCGATATTGAAGGTGTAAGTGTCGGGCATGTGACATTGGATTATCCGTTAAATGATTCAGGTGATGTTGCCTGTACCGGAGTAACGGCTATTTTACCTCACCAAGGAAATCTTTTCCGGGAAAAGATGACAGCAGCCAGCTATGTATTAAACGGATTCGGAAAAACAACCGGTCTCGTTCAAGTGGACGAACTTGGTGTAATCGAGTCGCCTATTATGCTAACTAATACATTTGGGGTACCTAATGTATCACAAGGGACACTCCAGTATTTACTTGAACAGAACGAAGAGATAGGAATTTCGACTGGTACCGTTAATATCGTTGTCGGAGAATGTAATGATAGCCATTTAAACTCCATCCGTCATTTTCCGGTAAAACCTGAACATGCAATTGAAGCAATACAGCAAGCTAAAACAGATGTTATAGAAGAGGGAGCGGTCGGAGCAGGAAAAGGTATGGTTTGCTTCGGCTATAAAGGAGGAATTGGCAGCTCTTCACGCATTGTTGAAGATAAAGCTGGTCAAAAATATACTGTCGGATGCCTTGTATTGAGCAACTTTGGGAAGGCGAGCGAATTTTTAACAGACCGGTATAACGTTACGGCTGCCAACGGTGAATCGACAATTAGCCCTACAGACGGCTCTATTATTATTGTAATGGCGACAGATGCCCCATTAAGCAGCCGCCAGCTGAAACGAGTTATAAAACGTTGCGGAATAGGGTTAGGGAGAACAGGCAGCCATTATTCCCATGGAAGCGGAGATATTGTCATCGGTTTCACAACAGCTCGTACAATACAACATCAATTCGATGGAGAACTCGAAAGTCGCCGGCAGATTAGAGAAGATCATGACGTCATGAACTCATTATTTATGGCAGCTGCCGAAGCGACAGAAGAAGCAATACTGAATTCTTTGTCTCAAGCTACAACTACAACGGGAAGAAATAATCACAAAGTCCAAAGTTATAATTTTGTCGAATAA
- a CDS encoding EAL domain-containing protein produces the protein MTIDQFIPLSKDRLFNWLKTLSNQLSKGSLIIDINDENLPILHANPHFLKFTSFEMKELLHQNINILNGHRTNETSIEELNLHLKSGVAKKFTILHYTKEGSAFWNTIILHPIRNEDNVIQYILLTCEDTTEAELNKMVYKLEHEVYEAIDHEDNLQSILNLITEKIELFYIRDVYCAIHIFDENCEIKSLGTHSLPLEIINELNILEITPNTSLNSNAVYLKDFAPKDHHIDLFKHWHLNFVQGSWTKPILTPQNEVSGILTLFNQDPTELKQIDINYLNRLALLIQLAIKYAEQKIELSRLAFFDVETNLPNLHYFKSELSEWINVGNSGLVAILHPTEFNKVVDLYGRNAGADLLRQVADRMQIYFPESDSLISRFSNSLIFGKVDENDCFLAYNQQLESITQLPYIIDGKEIYITLKIGYTVFNESMTVEQSIHQADIALSNAQKRTGTSYAVYEDNSTKQLTEEMDILNQLAYGLQHEEFEVYLQPKINFQTIEVEGFEALSRWNSSKLGFISPVKYIPIAEQTGKIKAIDLLNFKQILIWLQNRINENKKILPIALNISPDHFYDPDFLQNIRDIFYQYNVPPYYIKLEVTESIELVDFKKAKEILNQLRLMGIECSIDDFGIGFSSLSYLPQLPFSEIKIDRSFISAMDEPGMYAIVQTIIQLAKNIQMRPIAEGIETEEQLAMLQQLGCPAGQGYYFYKPMSITEAEQLLDTKKTADGK, from the coding sequence ATGACCATTGATCAATTTATACCCCTATCAAAAGACCGCTTATTTAATTGGCTAAAAACCTTAAGTAACCAGCTTTCGAAAGGATCGCTCATCATTGATATAAATGATGAAAATTTACCTATTTTACATGCTAATCCACACTTTTTAAAATTTACATCATTCGAAATGAAAGAATTACTTCATCAAAATATCAATATTTTGAATGGACACAGAACGAATGAAACCTCTATTGAAGAATTAAATTTACATTTAAAATCAGGTGTAGCGAAAAAATTTACGATTTTGCATTATACGAAAGAAGGATCCGCTTTTTGGAACACAATTATACTGCATCCGATTCGAAATGAAGACAACGTGATTCAGTATATTTTATTAACTTGCGAAGATACAACGGAAGCAGAGTTAAATAAAATGGTTTATAAATTGGAGCATGAAGTTTATGAAGCGATTGATCATGAAGATAACCTGCAGTCCATTTTAAATTTAATTACCGAGAAGATTGAACTTTTCTATATTCGCGATGTGTATTGTGCCATTCACATTTTTGATGAAAATTGTGAAATTAAATCGTTAGGTACGCATTCATTGCCATTGGAAATTATTAATGAACTTAATATACTGGAAATCACACCTAACACTAGCCTGAATTCAAACGCAGTTTATTTAAAAGACTTTGCTCCCAAAGATCACCATATAGATCTTTTTAAACATTGGCATCTTAATTTTGTTCAAGGTTCATGGACAAAGCCTATTTTAACTCCTCAAAATGAAGTAAGCGGCATTTTGACCCTGTTCAATCAGGATCCAACAGAATTAAAGCAAATAGATATTAATTACTTAAATCGATTGGCCTTACTGATCCAATTAGCAATTAAGTATGCTGAACAAAAAATTGAGCTTAGCAGACTCGCCTTTTTTGATGTTGAAACAAATTTACCAAACCTGCATTATTTCAAATCTGAATTATCAGAATGGATCAATGTTGGCAACTCGGGATTAGTCGCAATTCTACATCCTACTGAATTTAATAAGGTCGTTGATTTATACGGAAGAAACGCTGGAGCCGACTTACTCCGTCAAGTGGCGGATCGTATGCAAATATATTTTCCGGAAAGTGATTCACTGATTTCACGCTTTTCAAATTCGCTTATTTTCGGAAAAGTTGACGAAAACGATTGCTTCCTTGCCTATAATCAGCAGCTTGAATCGATAACACAATTGCCATATATTATCGATGGTAAAGAAATCTATATTACATTAAAGATCGGTTATACAGTCTTCAATGAGTCGATGACAGTCGAGCAGAGCATTCATCAGGCAGATATCGCCTTATCCAATGCACAGAAGCGTACTGGGACGAGCTATGCAGTATATGAAGATAATAGTACGAAACAATTGACGGAAGAAATGGATATCCTCAATCAATTGGCTTATGGGCTTCAACATGAAGAATTTGAAGTTTATTTGCAGCCTAAAATTAACTTTCAGACAATCGAAGTGGAAGGTTTTGAAGCATTATCTCGTTGGAATTCGAGCAAACTTGGTTTCATTTCACCGGTAAAATATATCCCAATCGCTGAACAAACGGGAAAAATTAAAGCCATTGATTTACTAAACTTTAAACAGATCCTTATCTGGCTACAAAATCGTATAAATGAGAATAAAAAGATTTTACCGATTGCACTCAATATTTCGCCGGACCATTTTTACGATCCGGATTTCCTGCAAAATATAAGGGATATATTTTACCAATATAATGTCCCACCGTATTATATAAAGCTGGAAGTAACGGAAAGCATTGAGTTGGTGGATTTTAAAAAAGCAAAAGAGATTCTAAATCAACTAAGACTTATGGGCATTGAATGTTCAATCGACGATTTTGGTATCGGCTTTTCTTCATTAAGCTATTTACCGCAGTTGCCCTTTTCTGAAATCAAAATTGACCGCAGCTTTATCAGCGCTATGGATGAACCCGGGATGTATGCAATCGTACAAACGATTATCCAATTGGCGAAAAATATTCAAATGCGCCCCATTGCCGAAGGGATTGAAACAGAAGAACAACTGGCAATGCTTCAACAACTTGGCTGTCCTGCTGGTCAAGGCTATTATTTCTATAAACCGATGTCTATTACCGAAGCAGAACAATTGCTGGACACGAAAAAAACAGCTGACGGGAAGTAA
- a CDS encoding ABC transporter ATP-binding protein: MEQEKILSIENLVIKFKLRGQTLTAIRDISLDLYKGESLAIVGESGSGKSVLVKSIMGLLDKNGYIADGQIHFDGHDLSKFKTEADWLKVRGKKIAMVTQDPMTSLNPLKTIGKQIEESVVLHQGLKGNDAYEKTLQLLRDVGIHDVARRYKQYPHEFSGGMRQRIVIAIAVACNPQILICDEPTTALDVTIQAQILQLLTNLQEKYLLSTIYITHDLGVVAKVADRIAVMYAGDIIEVGQTEEVFFDAKHPYTWALISSLPQLGNKGEELYSIKGTPPNLFKEIKGDAFAPRNQYALKIDFVERPPFFKVTDTHYARTWLLDPKAPKVEPPEVLQAFFAEGRQYAND, translated from the coding sequence ATGGAACAGGAAAAAATATTATCCATCGAAAATCTAGTCATAAAATTTAAACTGCGTGGACAAACATTGACGGCTATCCGTGATATTTCGCTCGATTTATATAAAGGGGAAAGTCTTGCAATCGTTGGAGAATCTGGTTCAGGGAAATCAGTGTTAGTAAAATCAATCATGGGTCTGCTTGATAAAAACGGCTATATTGCGGATGGACAAATCCACTTTGACGGTCATGATTTATCGAAATTTAAAACAGAGGCAGATTGGCTGAAAGTTCGCGGCAAAAAAATCGCCATGGTTACACAAGACCCGATGACATCGCTTAATCCGCTGAAAACAATCGGAAAGCAGATTGAAGAAAGTGTCGTGCTGCACCAAGGTTTGAAGGGCAATGATGCGTATGAAAAAACATTGCAGCTGCTGCGCGATGTTGGAATTCATGATGTTGCGCGCCGCTATAAGCAATACCCGCATGAATTTTCCGGGGGGATGCGTCAGCGAATCGTGATCGCGATTGCTGTTGCCTGCAATCCGCAAATCCTAATATGTGATGAGCCGACAACAGCACTTGATGTAACGATACAAGCACAAATATTGCAGCTGTTAACCAATTTACAGGAGAAATATTTGCTGTCGACAATTTATATTACCCATGATTTAGGAGTCGTTGCAAAAGTCGCGGACAGAATTGCGGTTATGTATGCAGGGGATATTATTGAAGTTGGACAAACCGAGGAAGTATTTTTCGACGCGAAACATCCGTATACATGGGCATTGATTTCATCACTCCCTCAATTAGGAAATAAGGGCGAGGAATTATATTCAATCAAAGGAACACCGCCGAATTTGTTTAAAGAAATAAAAGGGGATGCGTTTGCACCTAGGAATCAATATGCATTGAAAATCGACTTTGTTGAACGTCCGCCTTTTTTCAAAGTGACCGATACCCATTATGCACGCACGTGGCTGCTTGATCCAAAGGCACCGAAA
- a CDS encoding peptide ABC transporter substrate-binding protein, giving the protein MTLKKSLLALLCMFVLVLAACGDSSDSGETSEYRTVYSGEIKTLNYLKTAETNEFALSANLVEGLIEYDQYGVVKPGLAESWESNEDATVWTFKLRDDVKWVDHEGKDVENVVAQDFVDGLNYVLDAKNESSTAWIATVVKNGDAFYNGEVTDFSQVGIKAIDETTLEYTLEAPTPYFLSMLNYVCFFPVNGEFLAEKGDTFGTTRENILYNGAYILDKFEPQNERVLVKNDAYWDKETVKIDRIRYKYNKEAATVAPELFLRDEIDGALIPTSILDEWLNSDDKKDLVRQNTNNFYTYFYALNFDPQYDAEYEPENWKVAVNNKDFRKSLYHALDRVSAMLTIEPYNPQDLLSNTITPKNFVDVEGVDYTMLEPLKAITETDSFNKDLALEHKEAALAALAGKATFPVKVLLPYNSGSPEWANRSQVVEQQLENLLGADYIDVELYAGPATGFLGEVRRPGKFSMLEANWGPDFADPSTYTDPFSEGGTYNKPEMAEGYNSEYNKLVEAAKAEVDPAVRYELFAKAEAFLIEEAFVIPYAVGGGGYTASKLNPFESQYSPFGVTSEKFKGQSILEKPMSNEEFKSAKEAWEKERAEALANTSN; this is encoded by the coding sequence ATGACTTTGAAAAAATCTTTGTTAGCGTTACTTTGTATGTTTGTACTTGTACTAGCAGCTTGTGGTGATTCATCGGATTCTGGTGAAACATCGGAATATCGAACAGTGTATTCCGGTGAAATTAAAACGCTGAACTATTTAAAAACAGCGGAAACAAATGAATTTGCATTATCAGCAAATTTAGTAGAAGGATTAATAGAATATGACCAATACGGAGTAGTTAAGCCAGGATTAGCAGAAAGCTGGGAATCCAATGAAGATGCAACTGTATGGACATTCAAACTTCGCGATGATGTAAAGTGGGTAGACCATGAAGGTAAAGATGTAGAAAATGTTGTTGCACAGGACTTTGTAGATGGTTTGAATTATGTGCTTGATGCGAAAAACGAATCTTCGACAGCGTGGATTGCAACAGTCGTGAAAAACGGTGATGCCTTCTACAACGGCGAAGTAACGGATTTCTCGCAAGTAGGTATCAAAGCGATCGATGAAACAACACTTGAATATACATTGGAAGCACCGACGCCATACTTTTTATCGATGCTGAACTATGTATGTTTCTTCCCGGTAAATGGAGAGTTCTTAGCCGAAAAAGGCGATACGTTCGGAACAACTCGTGAGAATATTTTATATAATGGCGCATATATTTTAGATAAATTCGAACCTCAGAATGAGCGTGTACTTGTGAAAAACGACGCTTACTGGGATAAAGAAACAGTGAAAATCGATCGTATCCGCTATAAATACAATAAGGAAGCGGCAACAGTTGCACCTGAACTGTTCCTTCGCGATGAAATTGATGGGGCACTAATTCCGACATCCATTTTGGATGAATGGTTAAACAGTGACGACAAAAAAGATTTAGTACGCCAAAACACAAATAACTTCTACACATACTTCTATGCATTAAACTTTGATCCGCAATATGATGCAGAGTATGAGCCTGAAAACTGGAAAGTGGCAGTTAATAATAAAGATTTCCGTAAATCGCTTTATCATGCGCTTGATCGTGTATCCGCGATGTTAACAATTGAGCCTTACAATCCACAAGATTTATTGTCAAATACAATTACACCAAAGAACTTTGTGGATGTTGAAGGTGTAGATTACACAATGCTTGAACCATTAAAAGCAATTACAGAAACAGATTCATTTAACAAAGATTTAGCTCTTGAACATAAAGAGGCGGCATTGGCTGCGTTAGCTGGTAAAGCAACATTCCCTGTAAAGGTATTATTACCTTACAACTCAGGTTCACCTGAATGGGCAAACCGTTCACAAGTAGTGGAACAGCAGCTTGAAAACCTTTTAGGTGCAGATTACATCGATGTGGAACTATATGCAGGTCCTGCTACAGGATTCCTTGGTGAAGTACGTCGCCCTGGTAAGTTTTCGATGCTTGAAGCAAACTGGGGTCCGGACTTTGCTGACCCGTCAACGTATACAGATCCATTTTCAGAAGGCGGAACATATAACAAGCCGGAGATGGCAGAAGGTTATAACAGTGAATATAACAAGCTAGTCGAAGCTGCAAAAGCAGAAGTAGATCCGGCAGTACGTTATGAGCTGTTTGCAAAGGCAGAGGCATTTTTAATTGAGGAAGCATTTGTTATTCCGTACGCTGTAGGCGGCGGTGGTTATACTGCTTCAAAATTAAATCCATTTGAATCACAATATTCGCCATTTGGTGTTACATCCGAGAAGTTTAAAGGTCAGTCTATCCTAGAAAAGCCAATGAGTAATGAAGAATTCAAGTCTGCTAAAGAAGCATGGGAAAAAGAACGTGCGGAAGCATTAGCAAACACTTCTAATTAA
- a CDS encoding M55 family metallopeptidase, whose translation MKVYISADIEGITGTTVWSETELSAPDYAQFQKQMTKEVLAAIEGAFAGGATEILLKDAHDSGRNILIENLPENVKIIRGWTQEPMCMVAGLDSSFDRAIFIGYHSEGGSEKNPLAHTLSLLADVKINGEYASEFLINTYAAALHDVPVAFVSGDQALTEHIARYNDQIVTFATKEGIGHATINVSPQTTLKQTKYLVEQAMKIERTKLQIELPKHFTVEIIYKDHIKAYRNSFYPGAAFKPHNTVQFETTDYFEVLRLLQFLT comes from the coding sequence ATGAAAGTATATATAAGTGCGGATATCGAGGGAATAACGGGCACAACGGTATGGAGTGAAACCGAACTGAGTGCTCCGGATTACGCCCAGTTTCAAAAACAAATGACAAAAGAAGTGCTTGCCGCAATTGAAGGAGCATTTGCAGGTGGTGCTACTGAAATTTTACTGAAAGATGCACATGATTCCGGCCGAAATATTCTTATTGAAAACCTGCCGGAGAATGTAAAAATCATTCGTGGCTGGACGCAAGAGCCGATGTGCATGGTTGCGGGATTGGATAGCAGTTTTGACCGGGCGATTTTTATTGGCTATCACAGTGAGGGCGGCAGTGAGAAGAACCCGCTTGCACATACACTAAGCTTATTGGCTGATGTCAAAATAAACGGGGAATATGCTAGTGAATTTTTAATAAATACATATGCAGCAGCACTCCATGATGTACCGGTTGCTTTTGTCAGCGGAGATCAGGCATTGACAGAACATATTGCCCGTTACAATGACCAAATCGTCACATTCGCGACAAAAGAGGGAATCGGTCATGCAACAATTAATGTAAGTCCGCAAACGACATTAAAACAGACAAAATATCTTGTAGAACAGGCAATGAAGATTGAACGTACAAAGCTTCAAATTGAATTGCCGAAACACTTTACGGTAGAAATTATTTACAAGGATCATATTAAAGCATACCGGAATTCGTTTTATCCAGGCGCGGCATTTAAACCGCATAATACGGTCCAGTTCGAAACGACCGATTATTTTGAAGTGTTGAGACTGTTACAATTTTTAACATAA